The following proteins come from a genomic window of Alicyclobacillus dauci:
- the spoIVA gene encoding stage IV sporulation protein A, with translation MEKFDVFKDIAERTGGDIYLGVVGPVRTGKSTFIKKFMELIVLPNIKDEAERVRATDELPQSAAGRTIMTTEPKFIPNQAVEVSVAEGLDVNIRIVDCVGYAVNGARGYEDENGPRMVTTPWFDEPVAFQEAAEIGTRKVIADHSTIGVVVTTDGSVAEIPREGYVEAEERVVEELKELGKPFVILVNSVNPEHPRAQDLRDELMAKYDVPVIALSCSTLTTHEINYVLREALYEFPVKEVNVNLPNWVMVLDDEHWLRQQFHDSVRDTIQDIRRIRDIDRVVAQFTDYEFVSNAGLSHMDMGQGVAVIDLDAPDELYDRVLTEVVGVQITGRDQLLRMMKDFTYAKKEYDKVAEALRMVKLTGYGIAPPALEEMTLDEPELIRQGSRFGVRLKATAPSIHMIRVDVESEFAPIVGTEKQSEELVRYLMQDFEKDPLKIWESDIFGKSLAAIVREGISGKLSLMPENAQFKLKETLQRIINEGSGGLIAIIL, from the coding sequence GTGGAAAAATTCGACGTCTTTAAGGATATTGCTGAGCGAACGGGGGGCGACATCTACCTCGGCGTGGTCGGCCCCGTGCGCACTGGCAAGTCGACCTTTATTAAAAAGTTCATGGAATTGATTGTGCTTCCGAACATAAAGGACGAGGCTGAACGCGTTCGGGCAACCGACGAATTGCCACAAAGTGCGGCGGGACGAACGATCATGACGACCGAACCGAAGTTCATCCCCAACCAAGCTGTCGAAGTGAGTGTCGCTGAAGGGTTAGACGTAAACATTCGCATCGTGGACTGTGTTGGCTATGCGGTAAACGGTGCTCGAGGATATGAAGACGAAAACGGTCCGAGAATGGTCACGACCCCATGGTTCGATGAGCCTGTGGCGTTTCAAGAAGCCGCAGAAATTGGTACGCGCAAGGTCATTGCGGATCACTCCACAATCGGTGTCGTTGTTACGACTGACGGTAGTGTGGCGGAGATTCCGCGCGAGGGATATGTCGAGGCGGAAGAACGTGTCGTGGAGGAGCTCAAAGAACTGGGTAAGCCGTTCGTCATCTTGGTCAACTCAGTCAATCCCGAGCATCCGCGGGCTCAGGACTTACGTGATGAACTAATGGCGAAGTACGACGTGCCAGTCATCGCCCTGTCCTGCTCAACCTTGACAACACACGAAATCAATTACGTGTTGCGTGAAGCACTTTATGAATTCCCAGTCAAAGAGGTCAACGTGAACTTACCGAACTGGGTAATGGTTCTCGATGATGAGCACTGGCTGCGTCAGCAGTTCCATGACTCGGTTCGCGACACGATTCAGGATATTCGCCGTATCCGCGATATTGATCGGGTTGTGGCCCAGTTCACAGACTACGAATTCGTTTCGAATGCCGGCCTGTCGCATATGGATATGGGTCAGGGCGTGGCCGTCATCGACCTGGACGCACCCGACGAGTTATACGATCGCGTCTTGACGGAAGTCGTCGGCGTGCAAATTACGGGTCGCGATCAACTGCTGCGCATGATGAAGGACTTTACTTACGCGAAGAAAGAGTACGACAAAGTAGCCGAAGCACTTCGCATGGTGAAATTGACTGGCTACGGAATCGCACCGCCGGCCTTGGAAGAAATGACTTTGGATGAGCCGGAACTAATCAGGCAGGGATCGCGTTTTGGCGTACGATTGAAAGCAACTGCACCGTCCATTCACATGATACGAGTTGATGTGGAAAGCGAGTTTGCTCCAATAGTCGGCACGGAAAAGCAGTCGGAAGAACTTGTTCGCTATCTCATGCAGGATTTTGAGAAGGACCCACTGAAAATCTGGGAAAGCGACATCTTCGGTAAATCACTGGCGGCAATCGTCCGTGAAGGGATCTCGGGCAAACTCTCGCTGATGCCAGAAAACGCCCAGTTCAAGTTGAAGGAAACGTTGCAGCGGATTATCAATGAGGGCAGTGGCGGGCTGATCGCCATCATCCTGTAA
- a CDS encoding DUF512 domain-containing protein, whose protein sequence is MPKIRLVRPGSLAEELDLQPGDELLKINGTTINDIVDLQFALADEEIELEVKRVDGEVWQIEVDKDYDEGLGVEWEHPTVDRVHLCHNKCVFCFVDQIPGQMRKTLNVRDDDYRLSFLHGNFVTLTNLKEGELERIVRLKMSPLNISVHATNPQLRVRMVGNKKAGEILNQISYLADHDIEMNTQIVLCPEWNDGEELDRTIRDLAPFYPAVRTLSVVPVGLTKHRRGLHKLRSCTSEEARQVVHQVREWQEKLRPELGTSFVHAADEFYVLANEPVPPSDYYDDFSQTENGVGVIRTFLDELDEAYPKAPKRINGERRKVGIITSVSAERTIRASMKRFDGVHGLHYEVLPIVNNFYGNNVSVAGLLTATDIMAQLAGKVAHFDTLLLPDIMLKDDDDICLDDFRVDDMKRALKTDITVVPATGMGLVYGTLGYTQALPPRRRYEATLRSVANAQ, encoded by the coding sequence ATGCCAAAAATTAGACTAGTTCGCCCAGGCTCTTTGGCAGAGGAACTCGATCTGCAGCCTGGCGATGAATTGTTAAAGATAAATGGGACGACCATTAATGATATCGTCGATCTGCAGTTCGCCTTAGCGGATGAAGAGATCGAACTCGAAGTGAAACGCGTCGATGGTGAAGTATGGCAAATCGAAGTTGACAAGGACTACGATGAAGGCTTGGGTGTGGAATGGGAACACCCTACCGTGGATCGGGTGCACTTGTGTCATAACAAGTGCGTGTTTTGCTTTGTTGACCAAATTCCAGGTCAAATGCGGAAGACTTTAAACGTACGTGACGATGATTATCGTCTGTCCTTTCTGCACGGGAACTTCGTTACGTTGACAAACTTGAAGGAAGGCGAACTGGAGCGGATCGTCCGCTTGAAGATGTCGCCGCTCAACATCTCCGTCCATGCAACAAACCCACAATTGCGCGTACGGATGGTCGGTAACAAGAAAGCAGGAGAGATCTTAAATCAGATTTCCTACCTTGCCGATCACGACATTGAAATGAATACGCAAATCGTCCTGTGTCCTGAGTGGAATGATGGTGAAGAGTTGGATCGGACCATCCGTGACTTGGCACCGTTTTATCCTGCGGTACGCACGCTGTCGGTGGTTCCTGTAGGACTTACAAAGCACCGTCGTGGGCTTCACAAACTGCGCAGTTGTACATCTGAGGAAGCTCGGCAAGTGGTTCACCAAGTTCGTGAGTGGCAAGAGAAGTTGCGCCCTGAGTTGGGCACTTCGTTTGTGCATGCAGCGGATGAGTTCTATGTGTTGGCTAATGAGCCTGTGCCGCCGAGTGATTACTACGACGACTTTTCTCAAACAGAAAACGGCGTCGGTGTCATTCGCACATTTTTAGATGAACTCGATGAAGCTTACCCGAAAGCACCCAAGCGAATCAACGGTGAACGTCGAAAAGTTGGGATCATCACGAGCGTGTCAGCAGAACGTACCATTCGCGCCTCAATGAAACGGTTTGATGGTGTTCATGGTCTTCATTATGAGGTGCTCCCGATTGTCAACAATTTTTACGGGAACAATGTTTCCGTTGCTGGGTTATTAACAGCCACGGACATTATGGCTCAACTCGCTGGCAAAGTGGCTCATTTTGATACACTGCTGTTGCCGGATATTATGCTAAAAGATGACGATGATATCTGTCTGGACGATTTTCGAGTCGATGACATGAAGCGAGCACTAAAAACGGATATTACCGTCGTACCTGCCACGGGAATGGGCTTAGTTTATGGAACCCTGGGATACACTCAGGCACTGCCACCTCGGCGTCGGTACGAAGCTACATTGCGAAGCGTAGCGAATGCCCAGTAA
- the plsY gene encoding glycerol-3-phosphate 1-O-acyltransferase PlsY: MVLWTILGIIVAYLVGSISTSTIVVRLVAGKDIRQHGSGNAGATNTLRMLGTAWGIIVLIIDGIKGMVALWIVYGMTGGNSVALALSSIAVVLGHNWPIFFGFRGGKGIATTIGVLLWLAPIMTIIAGVICIVVIALTRYVSLGSLILSVLIPILLAIWAPSHSAALWASVVLALLSIYRHRENIGRLIRGKERKLFDKKSDEF, encoded by the coding sequence ATCGTATTGTGGACCATTTTGGGCATCATTGTCGCTTACTTGGTAGGTTCCATTTCGACATCGACCATAGTTGTGCGATTGGTTGCGGGAAAAGACATTCGCCAACATGGAAGCGGTAATGCTGGCGCGACAAATACGCTGCGGATGTTGGGGACAGCATGGGGTATCATCGTCCTGATTATCGACGGCATAAAAGGGATGGTTGCACTCTGGATTGTCTATGGAATGACAGGGGGCAATTCTGTTGCACTCGCTCTCAGTTCGATTGCCGTAGTGCTTGGGCATAATTGGCCCATCTTTTTTGGTTTCCGAGGCGGCAAGGGAATTGCCACAACGATTGGTGTACTGCTCTGGTTGGCGCCCATCATGACCATCATCGCTGGCGTTATTTGTATTGTTGTCATTGCCTTAACAAGATATGTGTCGTTGGGCTCCTTGATTTTGTCAGTATTGATTCCAATTTTGCTGGCCATTTGGGCCCCGTCGCACAGCGCAGCGTTGTGGGCGTCGGTTGTTCTGGCACTGTTGTCGATCTACCGTCATCGAGAGAACATCGGACGCTTGATCCGCGGCAAAGAACGCAAATTGTTTGATAAAAAGAGTGATGAATTTTGA
- the mtrB gene encoding trp RNA-binding attenuation protein MtrB, whose protein sequence is MADSPVLGDYFVIHARENGVQVIGMTRGQETRFHHAEKLDKNEVMIAQFTEHTSAMKIRGKAVLYTKHGTIRTDAGDEK, encoded by the coding sequence ATGGCAGACTCACCTGTATTAGGAGACTACTTCGTCATTCATGCACGTGAAAACGGAGTTCAAGTGATTGGAATGACACGCGGCCAGGAAACTCGGTTTCATCACGCCGAGAAGTTGGATAAGAACGAAGTCATGATTGCTCAATTTACAGAGCATACATCAGCGATGAAAATTCGCGGCAAAGCGGTGCTCTATACGAAACATGGTACCATTCGAACCGACGCAGGAGACGAAAAGTAA
- a CDS encoding demethylmenaquinone methyltransferase: MQGDKATHVHEVFTKIARRYDFMNSVLSFQQHRLWRHFAMKQIQFRRDSRILDVAAGTGAWTYAMAKQIGPEGRVIGLDFTEAMLEVANERLATCAQRDRIEFVHGNAMDLPFEDNQFDIATIGFALRNVPNVEQCLSEMLRVVKPGGVVVSLELSKPDFALFRKLYYFYFYKILPRIGALVVKDKTPYAWLPESLTDFPDRKRLEQMFRDAGMVNVRSYALTFGIAALHLGYKREA, from the coding sequence ATGCAGGGCGATAAAGCGACACATGTACATGAAGTCTTCACCAAAATTGCACGGCGGTACGATTTCATGAATTCCGTTTTGAGTTTTCAGCAACATCGCTTGTGGCGTCATTTTGCCATGAAGCAAATTCAGTTTAGACGGGATTCTCGAATTTTGGACGTCGCCGCCGGAACGGGTGCTTGGACGTACGCCATGGCGAAACAGATCGGGCCCGAAGGCCGGGTTATCGGCCTGGATTTCACTGAGGCGATGTTGGAAGTTGCGAATGAGCGATTAGCTACCTGTGCACAGCGAGATCGAATAGAATTTGTGCACGGGAACGCCATGGACTTGCCATTTGAAGACAATCAGTTTGATATCGCTACAATCGGTTTCGCATTGCGTAATGTCCCAAATGTTGAACAGTGTTTGAGCGAAATGCTGCGCGTGGTCAAACCGGGCGGGGTTGTGGTCTCACTTGAGCTGTCGAAACCGGATTTTGCGTTGTTTCGGAAACTGTATTACTTTTATTTCTACAAAATCCTTCCTCGCATCGGGGCGCTGGTAGTGAAGGATAAGACACCGTACGCTTGGCTCCCGGAATCCCTGACTGATTTCCCGGACCGGAAGCGACTCGAGCAAATGTTTCGTGATGCAGGGATGGTAAACGTGAGAAGTTATGCACTCACGTTCGGGATTGCTGCTCTGCACCTTGGCTACAAACGAGAGGCGTGA
- the der gene encoding ribosome biogenesis GTPase Der, whose translation MSAPVVAIVGRANVGKSTLFNRIIGERLSIVEDVPGVTRDRLYAKGEWNGVKFDLIDTGGIEMDEEDEMGNLIRVQAQLAIDEADVILFLVDGRGGLSVQDEYVAEFLRRSKKPVVLGVNKLDHHSHHAQSYEFYSLGFGEPIPLSAEHGMGTGDVLDRVVELLPSYEEEAIDEDAIRIAFIGRPNVGKSSLVNRLLGENRVMVSDVAGTTRDAVDTPIIRDDQKYVLVDTAGVRRRGKVYESIEKYSVLRAVRAMERADVCFIVIDAERGIAEQDKRVAGYALDAGCAIAFLVNKWDAVDKDDKTAHRFEEEIRSHFPFMRWAPILFVSALTGQRVSRALTLARDIAENLVMRVQTSALNRVLADAQVSVAPPSTKGRKLKLYYGTQASVRPPTFIIFVNDQELSHFSYERYLENQLREAFGFQGTPIRIRMRTRSQGEDA comes from the coding sequence ATGTCAGCACCAGTTGTGGCCATTGTCGGTCGTGCAAATGTAGGAAAGTCAACGCTGTTTAATCGCATTATTGGTGAACGTCTGTCCATTGTCGAGGATGTTCCTGGCGTGACGCGCGACCGCCTGTACGCCAAGGGTGAGTGGAACGGCGTTAAATTTGATTTGATCGATACCGGCGGGATCGAAATGGATGAAGAGGATGAGATGGGAAACCTCATCCGCGTGCAAGCTCAACTTGCAATCGACGAAGCGGATGTCATCTTGTTCCTCGTCGATGGACGAGGGGGATTATCTGTTCAGGATGAGTATGTGGCAGAGTTCCTACGTCGGTCCAAAAAACCGGTTGTGCTCGGCGTAAATAAGCTCGATCACCATAGTCATCACGCACAGAGTTACGAGTTTTATAGCCTTGGTTTCGGCGAACCGATACCACTTTCGGCCGAGCACGGTATGGGGACGGGAGACGTTCTTGATCGCGTTGTGGAATTGCTTCCAAGCTACGAGGAAGAAGCTATCGATGAAGACGCAATCCGCATCGCGTTTATTGGGAGACCAAACGTCGGTAAGTCAAGTCTTGTCAATCGCCTGCTCGGTGAGAACCGGGTCATGGTCAGTGACGTCGCAGGAACGACCCGGGACGCGGTCGACACGCCGATCATACGTGATGACCAAAAATACGTTCTTGTCGACACGGCCGGCGTCCGGCGGCGTGGCAAAGTATACGAGAGCATCGAGAAGTACAGTGTCTTACGTGCTGTGCGCGCAATGGAACGGGCAGACGTCTGTTTTATTGTCATCGATGCTGAACGCGGAATTGCCGAGCAGGACAAACGTGTCGCTGGCTACGCCCTTGATGCAGGATGCGCTATCGCATTTCTTGTGAATAAGTGGGACGCTGTTGACAAAGACGACAAGACAGCGCATCGTTTTGAGGAGGAGATTCGCAGCCATTTTCCGTTCATGCGCTGGGCTCCCATCTTGTTTGTTTCCGCACTGACTGGCCAGCGGGTTTCTCGTGCCTTAACATTGGCGCGTGATATTGCCGAGAATCTAGTCATGCGTGTGCAAACATCGGCCCTCAATCGTGTGCTTGCTGACGCTCAAGTATCAGTTGCTCCGCCTTCGACGAAAGGTAGAAAACTGAAACTGTACTACGGGACACAGGCATCCGTGAGGCCGCCGACATTTATCATCTTCGTCAATGACCAAGAACTATCGCACTTTTCTTATGAACGGTATTTGGAGAATCAGTTGCGAGAAGCTTTTGGTTTCCAAGGAACACCGATTCGCATTCGCATGCGGACGCGGTCCCAAGGAGAAGATGCGTAG
- a CDS encoding heptaprenyl diphosphate synthase component 1, producing MTDCKESLFRRVERRAMEHMHHDYLASRRISQSVSRFHFDVGYAILTAADVTESEIEEVLAAVLLLEQGLSIHDHVDEWEGEKQSLIVLAGDYDSSKYYFLLAGLNQSRLMYVLCDAVARINEAKMTIVLEGGRLSSQDYMGLMGIVRGELLKALASYYLGEDGAWLTHVQSLVQAHVVQDELLARRSKHNFTIRQASEWLSDSMDRVVTLPSTALVGPLYNFLVEYFRPIQETVEHMHLAEGNQ from the coding sequence TTGACGGATTGCAAGGAAAGTTTGTTCAGACGCGTCGAGCGTCGTGCAATGGAACATATGCATCATGACTATTTGGCGTCCCGCCGAATCAGCCAATCCGTCAGTCGCTTTCACTTTGATGTCGGTTATGCCATCTTGACAGCGGCAGACGTGACCGAGTCGGAAATTGAAGAAGTGCTAGCCGCTGTGTTGCTGTTGGAACAGGGGCTGTCCATCCATGACCATGTGGACGAGTGGGAAGGCGAGAAGCAAAGTCTTATCGTGTTGGCGGGAGATTACGATAGTAGTAAGTACTACTTTCTGCTCGCCGGGCTCAATCAAAGTCGCTTGATGTACGTTCTGTGTGATGCTGTAGCCCGAATTAATGAGGCCAAGATGACCATTGTTTTGGAAGGTGGTCGATTGTCGTCGCAGGACTACATGGGCTTGATGGGGATTGTACGCGGTGAACTCCTGAAGGCGCTCGCATCTTATTACCTTGGTGAAGATGGTGCCTGGCTTACCCATGTGCAGTCTCTCGTACAAGCTCACGTTGTTCAAGACGAATTGCTTGCACGCAGATCGAAACACAACTTCACCATACGTCAAGCATCTGAATGGTTGTCAGATTCCATGGACCGTGTTGTCACGTTGCCATCCACAGCATTAGTTGGCCCCCTTTATAACTTCTTGGTCGAGTATTTTAGGCCCATCCAAGAAACGGTTGAGCACATGCACTTAGCGGAAGGGAACCAATAG
- a CDS encoding NAD(P)H-dependent glycerol-3-phosphate dehydrogenase, which translates to MLKAAVLGAGSWGTALANVLSSNGHDVIVWGRDRRVVDSLNYRHENDRYLPGAELSTTLRATDDVNEALTDANFVIVSVPSKAIPDVCTLVAPYISSEACVVHAVKGFIRPDNTRVAEYMAKALPKIAGRLVVLSGPSHAEEVVRRKPTTVVVASESRSAAEMAQDVLMNEHLRVYTQSDMVGVELGGTLKNIIALGVGLTDGLDLGDNTKAALMTRGLAEMTRLGVQLGASPLTFSGLAGVGDLIVTCTSSHSRNYRAGKLLASGLTLSQTLSQIGMAVEGVGTTFAAAELASSHHVEMPITRALRRVLEGLVAPENAVRELMQRDKNHEMEDVGQQPLTHDWRRP; encoded by the coding sequence ATTTTGAAGGCGGCTGTACTGGGTGCCGGCAGTTGGGGAACAGCGCTGGCCAATGTGTTGAGCTCGAATGGCCACGATGTCATCGTGTGGGGACGTGACAGGCGCGTCGTTGATTCTCTGAATTACCGGCACGAGAATGATCGGTATTTGCCTGGTGCTGAACTGTCGACGACTCTTCGTGCGACAGACGACGTCAACGAAGCATTGACGGACGCGAATTTCGTCATTGTATCCGTTCCGTCCAAGGCCATTCCAGACGTGTGTACTCTGGTCGCACCATACATATCGAGCGAGGCGTGCGTTGTGCACGCTGTAAAAGGATTTATTCGACCGGACAACACGCGAGTCGCGGAGTACATGGCAAAGGCATTGCCGAAAATTGCGGGCCGATTGGTTGTGCTCTCTGGCCCGTCCCATGCGGAAGAGGTTGTTCGCCGGAAACCGACCACGGTCGTCGTCGCAAGTGAAAGTAGAAGTGCTGCCGAGATGGCACAGGATGTCCTCATGAACGAGCACCTTCGGGTCTACACTCAGTCCGACATGGTGGGGGTTGAGCTGGGCGGCACCCTTAAGAATATCATCGCGTTGGGTGTCGGGCTCACCGATGGACTGGACCTCGGCGACAATACCAAGGCTGCCCTCATGACGCGCGGTCTCGCAGAGATGACCAGATTAGGTGTTCAACTCGGTGCGTCACCGCTGACTTTTTCAGGACTAGCCGGCGTCGGCGACCTGATCGTCACGTGTACAAGTTCACATAGTCGAAACTATCGCGCAGGCAAGTTGCTGGCTTCTGGTTTAACGCTGTCGCAAACGCTGTCTCAGATTGGGATGGCGGTGGAAGGCGTGGGAACGACGTTTGCGGCGGCCGAGTTGGCTTCGAGCCATCATGTCGAGATGCCGATCACGAGAGCTTTGCGACGCGTGTTAGAGGGCTTGGTGGCTCCTGAAAACGCAGTACGTGAGCTCATGCAACGCGATAAAAATCACGAAATGGAAGATGTTGGACAGCAACCGTTGACGCATGACTGGAGGCGTCCATAA
- the rpsA gene encoding 30S ribosomal protein S1, with translation MSEDLREMLTDGAVHEGDTVTGEVTAVDDNGVTVALSHGFEGHISPQELSALPGTQPAQVLAVGDNVTAVVTKVDMESGQVALSKRRAEQSEAWNKMQALFDSQEAFDIEVRDVVKGGLVADVGVRAFIPASLVDRRFVEDLNEFKGKTLRVKVVELDPEKNKLILSRRAVLEAEQEEKAHELMEKLQPGTVVEGVVQRLTDFGAFVDVGGADGLVHISELSYSHVDHPSDVVKEGDHVKVRVLRIDPDAGRISLSIKAAEPEPWEQYATQFHAGDVVKGTVKRVVDFGAFVELQPGLEGLVHVSQISNEHVAQPSDVLEPGQEVTVKILSVEPDRRRISLSMKEASGGGSDNQPRRREPRRQTERQPEMPSSGTGATLGDLFGDLFKD, from the coding sequence ATGTCAGAGGATTTACGGGAAATGCTGACCGATGGAGCTGTGCACGAGGGGGATACCGTCACCGGCGAAGTTACCGCCGTTGATGATAACGGTGTGACCGTCGCTTTGTCGCACGGATTTGAGGGTCATATCTCGCCACAGGAATTGTCTGCACTACCTGGAACACAACCTGCGCAGGTGCTTGCTGTGGGCGATAATGTGACTGCAGTAGTCACAAAAGTCGACATGGAGTCCGGACAAGTCGCTTTGTCCAAGCGTCGTGCCGAACAATCCGAAGCATGGAACAAAATGCAGGCGCTTTTCGATAGTCAAGAGGCTTTTGACATTGAAGTTCGAGATGTCGTAAAGGGCGGCCTAGTGGCTGATGTGGGTGTGCGTGCGTTTATTCCGGCATCCCTTGTTGATCGTCGCTTCGTGGAAGATCTAAACGAGTTTAAAGGGAAGACCCTCCGGGTGAAGGTCGTAGAACTCGATCCGGAGAAAAACAAACTGATTTTATCGCGTCGGGCAGTTCTTGAAGCGGAACAAGAAGAAAAAGCTCACGAGTTAATGGAAAAACTGCAGCCGGGTACCGTTGTCGAGGGCGTTGTTCAGCGATTGACTGATTTCGGCGCTTTTGTGGATGTCGGCGGTGCCGATGGTTTGGTTCACATTTCCGAACTGTCATACAGCCATGTTGATCACCCTTCAGACGTCGTCAAAGAGGGAGACCACGTGAAAGTCCGAGTTTTACGGATAGATCCTGATGCTGGACGAATTTCCTTATCCATTAAGGCAGCTGAGCCGGAACCATGGGAGCAATACGCGACACAGTTCCATGCTGGTGACGTAGTCAAAGGTACTGTTAAACGGGTTGTGGATTTCGGTGCCTTTGTAGAACTTCAACCTGGTTTGGAAGGATTGGTGCACGTTTCTCAAATCTCCAACGAACACGTTGCGCAACCGTCTGATGTACTCGAGCCGGGTCAAGAAGTGACAGTTAAAATTTTGAGTGTTGAGCCGGATCGTAGACGTATATCGCTTTCCATGAAGGAAGCGAGCGGCGGTGGTTCAGACAATCAACCTCGTCGTCGTGAACCTCGTCGTCAGACCGAACGCCAGCCAGAAATGCCTTCTTCCGGTACAGGGGCAACACTTGGGGATTTGTTCGGGGATCTCTTCAAAGATTAA
- the gcvH gene encoding glycine cleavage system protein GcvH has protein sequence MSKVPDNLKFSKEHEWVRVDGNRAYIGITDFAQDELGDIVYVELPEVGAKLAAGETFGTVESVKTVSDLFAPLSGSVAEVNSSLQDTPEKVNSSPYDDGWMVVVEMDDKSELDALLDAAGYEKHINE, from the coding sequence ATGAGCAAAGTTCCGGACAATTTGAAGTTCTCCAAGGAGCACGAATGGGTTCGTGTTGATGGCAATCGGGCTTATATCGGAATTACAGATTTTGCACAAGATGAACTAGGTGACATTGTCTATGTCGAATTGCCTGAAGTTGGGGCGAAACTCGCTGCCGGCGAGACCTTCGGTACGGTTGAGTCCGTCAAGACGGTATCGGATTTGTTTGCACCATTAAGCGGGTCTGTTGCTGAGGTGAATTCTTCCCTACAAGACACACCTGAAAAGGTGAACAGCAGCCCTTACGACGACGGGTGGATGGTTGTCGTGGAAATGGACGACAAGAGTGAGTTGGACGCTTTGTTGGATGCGGCTGGCTACGAGAAACATATCAACGAATAG
- a CDS encoding lysophospholipid acyltransferase family protein, with amino-acid sequence MSDNQTITHQTPFYRFARFVVTSYFRLSYNLRVEGLENIPVDGGIIIASNHLSNLDPPLIGICVTRYIRFMGKAELFSVPVLGKIFSVLGAFPIHRGKIDKNAIRTAINVVQSDGCLVMFPEGHRSKTGELGSFLPGVASIAKKANGVVVPAAIVGPYRRFRPLMVRFGEPMEARSESGRDFLDELRDRIESLLRQDGNQS; translated from the coding sequence ATGTCCGATAACCAAACGATAACTCACCAGACACCTTTCTATCGTTTTGCCAGGTTTGTCGTCACCTCCTACTTTCGACTCTCTTATAACCTTCGAGTAGAAGGACTAGAGAACATCCCAGTTGACGGTGGCATTATCATTGCTTCTAACCATTTAAGCAATCTCGATCCGCCGCTTATTGGAATCTGTGTAACACGATACATACGGTTTATGGGCAAAGCGGAGCTATTCAGTGTTCCGGTTTTGGGCAAGATTTTCTCCGTGTTAGGAGCCTTTCCCATCCACCGGGGAAAAATTGATAAAAACGCAATTCGAACGGCGATCAACGTTGTGCAATCTGACGGTTGTCTTGTCATGTTTCCGGAGGGGCACCGGTCAAAAACCGGGGAACTTGGAAGTTTTCTACCAGGGGTGGCATCGATCGCGAAAAAAGCAAACGGAGTCGTCGTCCCTGCTGCTATTGTCGGTCCATATCGCCGTTTTCGTCCCCTTATGGTAAGGTTTGGTGAGCCTATGGAGGCACGGAGTGAGTCAGGAAGAGACTTCCTCGACGAATTGAGAGACCGTATCGAGAGTCTGTTGAGACAAGATGGAAACCAATCATGA